In Elusimicrobium sp. An273, a genomic segment contains:
- the rpsI gene encoding 30S ribosomal protein S9, with the protein MNNTKELKTGRRKTSVAQVELLKGKGVITVNAKSLDEYFGNHARCKAAVKAPLVVTNLEKEYDVNAKVIGGGVSSQAGALRHAIARSLAAISEDLKKAVKKAGYLTRDPRMVERKKPGQPGARKRFQFSKR; encoded by the coding sequence ATGAACAATACGAAAGAATTGAAAACCGGAAGAAGAAAAACCTCCGTCGCCCAGGTGGAACTTTTGAAAGGCAAAGGCGTCATTACCGTCAACGCCAAATCCCTGGATGAATATTTCGGAAACCACGCCCGCTGCAAAGCCGCCGTTAAGGCGCCGCTCGTGGTAACCAACTTGGAAAAAGAATACGACGTAAACGCTAAAGTAATCGGCGGCGGCGTATCCTCCCAAGCCGGCGCTCTGCGCCACGCGATTGCGCGTTCTTTGGCCGCGATTAGCGAAGATCTTAAAAAAGCCGTCAAGAAGGCCGGTTATCTTACCCGCGATCCCCGTATGGTGGAAAGAAAGAAACCCGGTCAGCCCGGCGCCCGCAAACGCTTCCAGTTCTCCAAACGTTAA
- the rplM gene encoding 50S ribosomal protein L13, whose product MTKTFLPSVKEVETTRKWHHIDATGQTLGRLASQIAVLLMGKHKRTYTPHMDCGDFVVVTNAGKIKLTGNKMEDKVYFSHSGYAKGAKETPVKRVLEKNPTRVLELAVKRMLDENKLRAPRMKRLRLFAGEEHAFTERFGK is encoded by the coding sequence ATGACAAAAACTTTTTTGCCTTCCGTCAAGGAAGTTGAAACCACCCGCAAATGGCATCATATTGACGCCACGGGCCAAACCTTGGGCAGACTGGCTTCTCAAATCGCCGTCTTGCTGATGGGTAAACACAAAAGAACCTATACGCCTCATATGGACTGCGGCGACTTCGTCGTCGTAACCAACGCCGGCAAAATCAAACTGACCGGCAACAAAATGGAAGACAAGGTTTACTTCTCCCACTCCGGCTACGCCAAAGGCGCCAAAGAAACGCCGGTAAAAAGAGTGTTGGAAAAAAACCCCACCAGAGTTTTGGAATTGGCCGTAAAGAGAATGTTGGATGAAAACAAACTCCGCGCGCCCAGAATGAAACGCTTGAGACTGTTCGCCGGCGAAGAACACGCCTTCACCGAACGCTTTGGTAAATAA
- the dusB gene encoding tRNA dihydrouridine synthase DusB yields MNYIHPLQIGSFTAANNLLLAPMAGITDSPFRVLCLKGGAGIVCAEMVSAHALHYGNAKSGRMLQVNPKEHPVSMQIFGSDEATIAEAARNAEAQGADIVDLNAGCPVKKINKAGAGCVLMKDEAKLGRLIEAAVKSVKIPVTLKTRIALTHKALLGARLAKLAQNAGASAVTLHARAAVDVHSGPPNIEAVAEACSAVTIPVIGNGGILTADTARQFLQAGCAGVMIGRGAVGNPFIFQDIQDAFAGKEPSSHTPKSRLAVYLDLIRENVAYYGERIGVNRSRKTAGYWIKDFPNAAEVRGLFVRLDALADIEKLFTRTLQRL; encoded by the coding sequence ATGAACTACATTCATCCGCTTCAGATAGGCTCGTTTACCGCCGCCAATAATTTGTTGTTGGCCCCCATGGCGGGAATTACCGACTCGCCTTTCCGCGTGCTGTGCCTAAAAGGCGGCGCGGGAATCGTGTGCGCGGAAATGGTGTCGGCCCATGCCTTGCATTACGGAAACGCCAAAAGCGGACGGATGCTGCAGGTAAACCCCAAAGAACACCCCGTTTCCATGCAAATTTTCGGCTCGGACGAAGCCACCATTGCCGAAGCCGCCCGCAACGCCGAGGCACAAGGGGCGGATATCGTAGATTTAAATGCCGGCTGCCCCGTTAAAAAAATCAATAAAGCCGGCGCCGGCTGCGTGCTGATGAAAGACGAGGCCAAATTGGGCCGCCTGATAGAAGCGGCGGTAAAAAGCGTTAAAATTCCCGTAACGCTTAAAACCCGCATCGCGCTTACGCATAAAGCACTGCTGGGTGCGCGCCTTGCCAAACTGGCGCAAAACGCCGGGGCCAGCGCAGTTACCCTGCATGCGCGGGCGGCGGTGGACGTGCATTCCGGCCCGCCCAATATAGAAGCCGTAGCCGAGGCCTGCAGCGCCGTAACGATTCCGGTTATTGGGAACGGCGGCATCTTGACGGCGGACACGGCGCGGCAGTTCTTGCAGGCCGGCTGCGCGGGCGTGATGATTGGGCGCGGCGCGGTGGGAAACCCGTTTATCTTCCAAGATATTCAAGACGCGTTTGCCGGCAAAGAGCCTTCTTCTCATACCCCCAAGAGCCGCCTGGCGGTATACTTGGACTTAATCCGCGAGAACGTGGCCTATTACGGCGAACGCATCGGCGTAAACCGCAGCCGCAAAACGGCGGGGTATTGGATTAAAGATTTCCCCAACGCGGCCGAAGTGAGGGGCCTGTTTGTGCGGCTGGACGCGTTGGCCGATATTGAAAAACTGTTTACCCGCACGCTGCAACGGCTGTAA
- a CDS encoding bifunctional metallophosphatase/5'-nucleotidase, giving the protein MRGKKLFLLLAVVLLAGGCGREDLTPIDVYYTADVQGFYWSRPEPRWDNREAGGYAVLKNFLQSREGEYLLFDGGSWFGSAPEGTMTKGAYVAELARTLPYTAGTISDKDLVYGWPSLRGIVRELPYPFVVSNLRLENQLPWPLHDYQIRTVNGIKIGIFGLIDPQAINKNKSRLLGLRALDAVETAQQMASLLKEKGVDYIILLSSIGATQKDGLSDTALAEETTGIDLILSSNKDRENAETDQINKTFIVYPGSKLDSVGHIKLLFDKNKQLREITFEDVPLLKETFGEDAAVAKQASALRAATRKKMNARVAEVPVEIPNALAQESALGDLLAQCLHKWARLDGAVINSDSIRSPLPAGTLTEYDLYKTYPYGDNITFITIKGEAFLKAMELSLNAKDNFPQIAGFSVSYAQTPAGRKIRQIVLDNGRIVRPQETYRFAVTDHVLAGGFGHDGFIDSLEFKNTFVEARQIMRSCLYRQKTVQAPARGRWKKVS; this is encoded by the coding sequence ATGCGGGGGAAGAAGCTTTTTTTGCTCTTAGCCGTCGTATTGCTGGCGGGCGGATGCGGACGGGAAGATTTAACGCCTATTGACGTGTATTACACGGCGGACGTACAGGGGTTTTATTGGTCTCGCCCGGAGCCCCGCTGGGATAACCGCGAAGCGGGCGGCTATGCCGTTTTAAAAAATTTTTTGCAAAGCCGCGAAGGGGAATACCTCTTGTTTGACGGCGGCAGCTGGTTCGGCTCCGCGCCGGAGGGCACCATGACCAAAGGCGCCTATGTGGCGGAGCTGGCCCGCACACTGCCTTATACGGCGGGAACCATCAGCGATAAAGATTTGGTCTACGGCTGGCCTTCGCTGCGCGGCATCGTGCGGGAACTGCCGTATCCGTTTGTCGTTTCCAACCTGCGGCTGGAAAACCAACTGCCCTGGCCGCTGCACGATTATCAAATTCGTACCGTAAACGGAATCAAAATCGGCATTTTTGGCCTGATTGACCCACAGGCCATCAATAAAAACAAATCCCGCCTTTTGGGCCTGCGCGCGCTGGACGCGGTGGAAACCGCCCAGCAAATGGCTTCTTTGCTCAAAGAAAAAGGGGTGGACTATATTATTTTGCTAAGCTCCATCGGCGCCACCCAAAAAGACGGCCTGAGCGATACGGCCCTGGCCGAGGAAACCACCGGCATTGACCTTATTTTGAGTTCCAACAAAGACCGGGAAAACGCCGAAACCGACCAAATCAATAAAACCTTTATCGTCTACCCCGGCTCCAAGCTGGACAGCGTGGGGCATATTAAACTGCTGTTTGATAAGAATAAACAGCTGCGGGAAATTACCTTTGAGGACGTACCCCTTTTAAAAGAAACCTTTGGGGAAGACGCCGCCGTAGCCAAGCAGGCCTCCGCCTTGCGCGCGGCTACGCGCAAAAAAATGAATGCGCGGGTGGCCGAGGTGCCTGTGGAAATTCCAAACGCCTTGGCGCAGGAATCTGCATTGGGCGATTTGTTGGCGCAATGTTTGCATAAATGGGCCCGGCTGGACGGCGCCGTGATTAATTCCGATTCTATCCGCAGCCCCCTGCCCGCCGGCACGCTGACGGAATACGATTTGTACAAAACATACCCGTATGGAGACAACATCACTTTCATCACGATTAAAGGCGAAGCGTTTTTAAAAGCAATGGAACTTTCGTTAAACGCCAAAGATAATTTTCCGCAGATTGCCGGGTTTTCGGTTTCGTATGCCCAAACGCCGGCGGGGCGGAAAATCCGCCAAATTGTATTGGATAACGGCCGCATCGTCCGCCCGCAGGAAACGTACCGTTTTGCCGTAACCGACCACGTACTGGCGGGCGGCTTCGGACACGACGGGTTTATTGATTCGCTGGAATTTAAAAATACTTTTGTGGAAGCACGCCAAATTATGCGTTCCTGTTTGTATCGTCAAAAAACGGTACAGGCGCCCGCCCGCGGCCGTTGGAAAAAAGTCTCATGA
- a CDS encoding bifunctional metallophosphatase/5'-nucleotidase, whose translation MRKTWLLTVFLFVPLLLAAKTTTIYHTSDVHGFFYPKNGQGGFAALAAVLKEGPQGYLLLDSGDFSNGTVETRNSKGLKGVQMMNRMSYDAATIGNHEFDFKGEGLAPLLANAQFAVLAANFFETATGKYPPSVLPYKIFDENGIKIAVIGLANREPTNPSKLYSYGKPLAALEKALKEVEEKEPNIVVVLVHDSLQDEKHGTQSYVGEIGRKFGGRVHVVLGGHAHNILQNKYIGGTLFVESGCNLQNVSRVSVETDDKTGKFVSAKSELIPLVIAQTGEDPDMKAYADSLREPGVDEVVGESPALFSRLPQRDDQQDAALNDWIADIILDYSGAQIAVHNNGGTRVDMQKGPVTKRDLIDIHPFDNTITLVNVDGRFLKKFIKKSFAPNSLYSYAGLTISYKQNKKGKIKDLEIFVNGQPVQNRKKYTLATNSYIAGGGSEGWMFKKIPAEYKKLAGDKTIRDLMEDALRNGPVKVPETGRIYRR comes from the coding sequence ATGAGAAAAACTTGGTTGCTCACCGTATTCTTGTTTGTGCCGTTATTGCTGGCGGCCAAAACAACTACTATTTATCACACCAGCGATGTGCACGGTTTTTTCTATCCGAAAAACGGGCAGGGCGGTTTTGCGGCTTTGGCGGCCGTGTTAAAAGAGGGGCCGCAAGGCTACCTGCTTTTAGACAGCGGCGATTTTTCCAACGGCACCGTGGAAACCCGCAACTCCAAGGGCCTCAAAGGCGTGCAGATGATGAACCGCATGAGCTACGACGCGGCCACCATCGGCAACCACGAGTTTGATTTTAAGGGCGAAGGCCTGGCCCCGCTTTTGGCCAACGCCCAGTTTGCCGTTTTGGCGGCGAATTTCTTTGAAACGGCCACCGGCAAATATCCGCCGTCTGTGCTGCCGTACAAAATTTTTGATGAAAACGGCATCAAAATAGCGGTCATCGGCTTGGCCAACCGCGAGCCTACCAATCCTTCCAAATTATATTCCTACGGCAAACCGCTTGCCGCGCTGGAGAAAGCCCTGAAGGAAGTGGAAGAAAAAGAGCCGAACATCGTGGTAGTTTTGGTGCACGATTCTTTGCAGGATGAAAAACACGGCACCCAGTCGTATGTGGGGGAAATCGGCCGCAAGTTCGGCGGGCGGGTGCATGTGGTGCTGGGCGGGCATGCCCATAACATTTTGCAGAACAAATACATCGGCGGAACGCTGTTTGTGGAAAGCGGCTGCAATTTGCAAAACGTCAGCCGCGTCAGCGTGGAAACGGATGACAAAACCGGCAAGTTCGTGTCGGCCAAATCCGAGTTAATTCCGCTGGTCATTGCTCAAACGGGCGAAGACCCGGACATGAAGGCGTACGCCGACTCGCTGCGCGAGCCCGGAGTGGATGAAGTGGTGGGAGAGTCCCCCGCTTTGTTTAGCCGCCTGCCGCAGCGCGACGACCAGCAAGACGCCGCGCTCAACGATTGGATCGCCGATATCATTTTGGATTATTCCGGCGCCCAGATTGCCGTTCACAACAACGGCGGTACTCGGGTGGATATGCAAAAAGGCCCGGTTACCAAGCGCGATTTGATTGATATTCACCCGTTTGACAACACGATTACCCTGGTAAACGTGGACGGGCGTTTCTTAAAGAAATTTATCAAAAAGAGTTTTGCGCCCAACAGCTTGTATTCGTATGCCGGACTGACGATTTCCTACAAGCAAAACAAAAAAGGCAAAATAAAAGATTTGGAAATTTTTGTAAACGGCCAACCGGTGCAAAACCGCAAAAAATACACGCTGGCGACCAACTCCTACATCGCAGGCGGCGGCAGCGAAGGCTGGATGTTTAAAAAGATTCCGGCGGAATACAAAAAATTGGCCGGCGACAAAACCATCCGTGATTTGATGGAAGACGCCCTTAGAAACGGGCCCGTCAAAGTGCCGGAAACGGGGAGAATTTACCGGCGGTAA
- a CDS encoding bifunctional metallophosphatase/5'-nucleotidase — translation MKKIFILLLSFFAALPLAAKTATIYHTSDTHGFFYPKNGQGGAAALAAVLAAGPKNYLLLDGGDFAEGTVETQRSNGLKAVSLMNRLGYDAATVGNHEFAFRDDGFDALLEAARFDVLAANLVPAAGEKLPKRVKPYQLYNVNGMKVAVIGLANRNPTKKSQKYKFIKPLAALEKALQEAEKQQPDAVVVLVHDSLADDRPGSPNYIGDIGRQFGGRVQVVLGGHAHKIFQNEWRGGILFAESGCHFQNVTKITLETDDKTGKITDIRSELIALNTAQTGEDKKMKAYAQSLREPGVDEVIGQTAAAFSKKSFIPTHQDDPVDNWVADATCRYTPADVCIHNTGGARVGLPKGDITRRDIIDLYPFDNTVVTATVSGAFLKKLVAGGVVPWNRLAYSGLTFSYKKTKKGKIKKLKIWVRGERLQDDKQYTLAVNSYVAGGGSEGKLFKTLPQGSIRPAGQLTMRQILEADFKNGPLTPPATGRVVQK, via the coding sequence ATGAAAAAAATTTTTATCCTGTTGCTTTCTTTTTTTGCGGCGCTTCCGCTGGCGGCGAAAACCGCCACAATTTACCACACCAGCGACACGCACGGATTTTTTTATCCGAAGAACGGCCAGGGCGGCGCGGCCGCGCTGGCGGCGGTGCTTGCGGCCGGCCCCAAAAACTACTTGTTGCTGGACGGCGGCGATTTTGCGGAAGGAACGGTGGAAACCCAGCGCTCAAACGGTCTGAAGGCCGTTTCGTTGATGAACCGCTTGGGTTACGACGCGGCAACGGTGGGCAATCACGAATTTGCCTTTCGGGATGACGGATTTGACGCGCTGTTGGAAGCGGCCCGGTTTGACGTGCTGGCGGCCAATTTAGTGCCCGCGGCGGGGGAGAAACTGCCTAAACGGGTAAAGCCGTATCAGCTCTACAACGTAAACGGAATGAAGGTGGCGGTAATCGGGCTGGCCAACCGCAACCCGACGAAAAAAAGCCAAAAATATAAGTTTATTAAGCCGCTTGCCGCGCTGGAGAAAGCCCTGCAAGAAGCAGAAAAGCAACAGCCGGATGCGGTAGTGGTGCTGGTGCACGATTCCTTGGCGGATGACCGCCCCGGCTCTCCCAACTATATCGGCGATATCGGCCGGCAATTTGGCGGACGGGTGCAGGTGGTGCTGGGCGGGCATGCTCATAAAATTTTTCAAAACGAATGGCGCGGCGGCATTTTGTTTGCCGAAAGCGGATGTCATTTTCAAAACGTAACCAAAATCACGTTGGAAACGGACGACAAAACCGGTAAAATTACGGATATCCGCTCGGAGCTGATTGCGCTGAATACCGCCCAAACGGGCGAGGACAAGAAAATGAAAGCCTACGCCCAATCCCTGCGCGAGCCGGGCGTGGATGAAGTAATCGGACAGACGGCGGCGGCTTTTTCCAAAAAATCGTTTATTCCCACACACCAAGACGACCCCGTGGACAACTGGGTAGCCGACGCCACCTGCCGCTATACGCCGGCCGACGTGTGTATTCACAATACGGGCGGTGCGCGCGTGGGCCTGCCGAAAGGGGATATTACCCGGCGGGATATTATTGATTTGTACCCGTTTGACAATACGGTGGTTACGGCCACGGTAAGCGGGGCGTTTTTAAAAAAATTGGTAGCCGGGGGCGTAGTGCCGTGGAACCGTCTGGCCTACAGCGGGCTTACGTTTTCGTACAAAAAAACGAAAAAAGGGAAAATCAAAAAATTAAAAATCTGGGTGCGCGGCGAACGGCTGCAGGACGATAAACAATACACGTTGGCCGTCAATTCGTATGTGGCGGGCGGCGGCAGCGAAGGCAAATTATTTAAAACCCTGCCGCAAGGCAGCATCCGCCCCGCCGGGCAGCTGACGATGCGCCAAATTTTGGAAGCGGATTTTAAAAACGGCCCGCTTACCCCGCCCGCAACGGGACGCGTCGTGCAAAAATAA
- the nifS gene encoding cysteine desulfurase NifS has translation MKVIYLDNNATTQCSPAVVEAMLPYFSEKYGNASSMHTFGGNNRHVIDQARQQVASLIGAAHADEIIFTSCATESDNTAIFSAVRSYPKKKHIITSAVEHPAIMEPYKYLEAQGYRVDFIGVDEYGRFDMQRFQSVLDEDTALVSVMWANSETGTIFPIAEIARLTHQKGALFHTDAVQAVGKIPVNVQEMDIDMLSLSAHKFHGPKGVGALYVRRGTRFMPYLMGGHQEKHRRAGTENVPYIVGLGKAAELAQKRLTDGTSARIAALRDELEQGIVATIADVKVNGDPEHRVPNTTNISFGYIEGESILMYLNDLGVCASSGSACTSGSLEPSHVLRAMGVPFQFAHGSIRFSLSDQTTREDIELVLKELPPIIERLRKISPFSRLAA, from the coding sequence ATGAAAGTGATTTATTTGGACAACAACGCCACTACCCAGTGTTCTCCCGCCGTGGTGGAAGCGATGTTGCCGTATTTTTCGGAAAAGTACGGAAACGCTTCCAGCATGCATACCTTTGGCGGCAACAACCGCCACGTGATTGACCAGGCCCGCCAGCAGGTGGCCTCGCTCATCGGGGCGGCGCACGCGGATGAAATTATTTTTACTTCCTGTGCGACCGAAAGCGACAACACGGCCATTTTTTCCGCCGTGCGCTCTTACCCCAAAAAGAAACATATCATTACTTCGGCCGTGGAACACCCGGCCATTATGGAACCGTACAAATACCTGGAAGCCCAAGGTTACCGGGTGGATTTTATCGGGGTGGACGAATACGGCCGGTTTGATATGCAACGCTTTCAAAGCGTGCTGGACGAAGATACGGCACTGGTGTCTGTCATGTGGGCCAACAGCGAAACGGGAACGATTTTCCCGATAGCTGAAATCGCCCGTTTGACGCACCAAAAAGGAGCGCTTTTTCATACGGATGCCGTGCAAGCCGTGGGGAAAATTCCCGTCAATGTGCAGGAAATGGACATTGATATGCTGTCGCTTTCTGCGCATAAATTCCACGGGCCCAAAGGCGTGGGGGCTTTGTATGTGCGCCGCGGCACGCGGTTTATGCCCTATTTAATGGGCGGACACCAGGAAAAACACCGCCGCGCCGGCACGGAAAATGTTCCTTATATTGTGGGGCTTGGCAAAGCGGCGGAGCTGGCACAAAAACGCCTGACGGACGGAACCAGCGCCCGCATTGCCGCCTTGCGCGACGAACTGGAGCAAGGCATTGTAGCCACGATTGCGGACGTAAAAGTAAACGGCGATCCCGAACACCGCGTGCCCAACACCACCAACATCAGTTTTGGCTATATTGAAGGGGAATCCATTTTGATGTACCTCAACGATTTGGGGGTGTGTGCCTCGTCCGGCTCGGCCTGCACGTCCGGCTCGTTGGAGCCGTCGCACGTCTTGCGCGCCATGGGGGTGCCTTTCCAGTTTGCGCACGGATCCATTCGCTTCTCGCTGTCGGATCAAACCACGCGGGAAGACATTGAACTGGTGCTCAAAGAGCTGCCTCCCATCATTGAACGGCTGCGTAAAATTTCGCCGTTTTCGCGTTTAGCCGCGTAA
- the nifU gene encoding Fe-S cluster assembly protein NifU: MWDYTDKVMDHFRHPRNVGAIPNADGTGQVGSLVCGDALKLTIKVNKETDVIEDAKFETFGCASAIASSSILTEMIKGKTIAEASKITNQDIADALGTLPAEKMHCSVMGMEALEAAVKSYRQGGAPVVFEQQEEKIVCHCFNVSEETIIKAIRANHLKTVEDVTHFTKAGGGCGRCKGEIQKILDKVNGAETPAASAQKTFAQMTVVEKIKTIEHVLEEDVRPKLNMDGGSAELVDLDGNVVKIRLTGMCSGCAGAMGTLKNFIEKTLKEKVDASLTVEQA; the protein is encoded by the coding sequence ATGTGGGACTATACGGATAAAGTAATGGATCATTTTAGACATCCGCGCAACGTGGGGGCCATCCCCAATGCCGACGGCACGGGCCAGGTAGGCAGCTTGGTGTGCGGAGACGCCCTGAAGCTGACCATCAAAGTAAACAAAGAAACCGATGTCATTGAAGACGCCAAATTTGAAACGTTCGGCTGTGCGAGCGCCATTGCCTCATCTTCTATTTTAACGGAAATGATTAAAGGCAAAACCATTGCCGAAGCTTCCAAAATCACCAACCAGGACATTGCCGACGCGTTGGGCACCCTGCCCGCGGAAAAAATGCACTGCTCCGTAATGGGTATGGAGGCTTTGGAAGCTGCCGTAAAAAGCTACCGCCAGGGCGGTGCGCCGGTGGTGTTTGAACAGCAGGAAGAAAAAATCGTCTGCCATTGTTTTAACGTGTCGGAGGAAACGATTATCAAAGCCATCCGCGCCAACCATTTAAAAACGGTGGAAGACGTAACCCACTTTACCAAAGCCGGCGGCGGCTGCGGCCGGTGCAAAGGGGAAATTCAAAAGATTTTAGACAAAGTAAACGGGGCCGAAACGCCGGCGGCTTCGGCGCAAAAAACGTTTGCCCAAATGACGGTGGTGGAAAAAATCAAAACCATTGAGCACGTGCTGGAAGAAGACGTGCGCCCCAAACTGAATATGGACGGCGGATCGGCCGAGCTGGTGGATTTAGACGGGAATGTGGTAAAAATCCGCCTCACGGGCATGTGCAGCGGCTGTGCGGGCGCAATGGGCACGCTGAAAAATTTCATTGAAAAAACGCTGAAGGAAAAGGTGGACGCTTCCCTCACCGTGGAGCAGGCCTAA
- a CDS encoding NAD(+)/NADH kinase: MIFKNASVFYNAHKTHTAPLAQEVCASLRAHGVHTDLITQLDGLTAETDLLVSMGGDGTMLYCARAAAPLGIPIFGINCGTLGFLAACEKEDALPTLQALLNGKCAVNERFMLHTRILAKGAKPREFLAFNDCVLRAAAPRAFLLEAKWNEKEMPSYFGDGVIVATPTGSTAYSLASGGPIVEPGVDVLAVTPICPHTLNQRPLILSAQGTLSLTPSFKNKADRALCSLDGQINLTLPAGACVQITRSALKAKLLCPPERGFFQILNRKLKWGNR; encoded by the coding sequence ATGATTTTTAAAAATGCCTCCGTTTTTTACAATGCCCACAAAACACACACCGCGCCCCTGGCGCAAGAAGTGTGCGCCTCATTGCGCGCCCACGGCGTGCATACGGATTTAATTACACAGTTGGACGGGCTGACCGCGGAAACGGATTTGCTTGTCAGCATGGGCGGAGACGGCACCATGCTCTATTGCGCCCGCGCCGCGGCGCCGCTGGGCATTCCGATTTTCGGCATCAACTGCGGCACGCTGGGCTTTCTGGCGGCCTGCGAAAAAGAAGACGCCTTGCCCACACTGCAAGCCCTGCTAAACGGCAAATGCGCCGTGAACGAACGCTTTATGCTGCACACGCGCATTCTGGCAAAAGGGGCCAAGCCGCGGGAATTTTTGGCGTTTAACGACTGCGTTTTGCGCGCGGCCGCGCCGCGGGCTTTTTTACTGGAAGCCAAATGGAACGAAAAAGAAATGCCTTCGTATTTTGGAGACGGCGTCATCGTGGCCACGCCCACCGGTTCTACCGCCTATTCGCTGGCTTCCGGCGGGCCGATTGTAGAGCCGGGAGTAGACGTGCTGGCCGTTACGCCTATTTGCCCGCATACGCTCAACCAGCGGCCGCTTATTTTATCGGCGCAGGGAACGCTCTCGCTCACGCCTTCGTTTAAAAACAAGGCCGACCGCGCCCTGTGCAGTTTAGACGGCCAAATCAATCTGACCCTTCCCGCCGGCGCGTGCGTGCAAATTACGCGCAGCGCGCTGAAAGCCAAGCTGCTTTGCCCGCCCGAACGGGGATTTTTCCAAATTCTAAACCGCAAATTAAAATGGGGGAACCGCTGA
- the recN gene encoding DNA repair protein RecN, with amino-acid sequence MLVRLHVQNFAIISDLTLDFAPGLNVFSGETGAGKSIVIEALGFVLGARGDVSAIKDGADKMTASAVFSSTDLPAALRKEHQIAADVFTLKRELDRKGKSKAFIEGRPATVSALAQLGKALVDFHGQHDHQSLLHASVHLMLLDQFAGHGALVQKTQDAYRQMQNAAAKLDAARMSSQERERLLDMSQYQLKEIEDVNPTADEDLQLEQNLPKMKHAGRLLELAQNAYEELYAAEDSATSRAGKALREVQNMAELDDHLNALAQDLNSALLTLEDAASTLGSYKDDINLDPQTLDRMLARHEKIKRLKAKYGPEITDVLETARTLREKIDLLQHGEEHEQELLKELEQARQNLLALAGELHDKRMRAAQRLAARISEEIRPLGFNAIRFSVAVEMDEENLGPTGADKVEFLFSPNPGQALRPLKNIASGGEISRVMLGLKTVLAPTVPVMVFDEVDAGIGGETGHLVGQKLHQAAHGRQVLCVTHLAQVAAQADQNFYVSKKASKNATDVSIQPLSGEKLTAEIARMLGGGDKHSAAFSHAKELLADAKRI; translated from the coding sequence ATGCTCGTGCGGCTGCATGTACAAAATTTCGCCATTATCTCCGATTTAACGCTGGATTTCGCACCGGGGTTAAACGTATTCTCCGGAGAAACGGGCGCCGGAAAGTCCATCGTCATTGAAGCACTTGGGTTTGTGCTGGGTGCGCGCGGCGACGTGTCCGCCATTAAAGACGGCGCGGACAAAATGACCGCCTCGGCCGTATTTTCCAGCACGGATTTGCCAGCTGCCCTTCGCAAAGAACACCAAATCGCCGCGGACGTTTTTACTTTAAAAAGAGAATTAGACCGCAAAGGCAAAAGCAAAGCTTTTATAGAAGGACGCCCGGCCACCGTGTCGGCCTTGGCACAGCTGGGAAAAGCGTTGGTGGATTTTCACGGCCAGCACGACCACCAAAGTTTACTGCACGCCTCCGTGCATCTGATGCTTCTGGATCAGTTTGCCGGGCACGGCGCCCTTGTGCAAAAAACGCAGGACGCGTACCGCCAGATGCAAAACGCGGCGGCCAAATTAGACGCAGCACGCATGAGCTCGCAGGAAAGAGAACGCCTGCTGGACATGAGCCAATACCAGCTGAAGGAAATAGAAGACGTTAACCCAACGGCGGACGAAGATTTGCAGCTGGAACAAAACCTGCCCAAAATGAAGCACGCCGGGCGGTTGCTGGAACTGGCGCAAAACGCCTATGAGGAATTGTACGCGGCGGAAGACTCGGCCACTTCCCGCGCGGGCAAAGCCCTGCGCGAAGTGCAAAATATGGCAGAGCTGGATGACCATTTAAACGCGCTGGCCCAAGATTTAAACAGTGCGCTTCTCACGCTGGAAGACGCCGCCTCCACCCTGGGTTCTTACAAGGATGATATTAACCTTGACCCGCAAACCTTAGACCGCATGCTGGCCCGCCACGAAAAAATCAAACGCTTAAAAGCCAAATACGGGCCCGAAATTACGGACGTGCTGGAAACAGCGCGCACCCTGCGGGAAAAAATTGACCTGCTCCAACACGGCGAAGAACACGAACAGGAATTACTGAAGGAGCTGGAACAGGCCCGCCAAAATTTGCTTGCGCTGGCCGGGGAACTGCACGACAAGCGCATGCGCGCCGCCCAACGCCTGGCGGCCCGCATCAGCGAAGAAATCCGCCCGCTCGGATTTAACGCCATACGGTTTTCCGTCGCCGTGGAAATGGACGAAGAAAACCTGGGCCCCACCGGGGCGGACAAAGTGGAATTTTTATTTTCCCCCAACCCGGGCCAAGCCTTGCGCCCGCTTAAAAACATTGCTTCCGGCGGGGAAATTTCACGCGTGATGCTGGGACTCAAAACCGTGCTGGCCCCCACCGTGCCGGTAATGGTGTTTGACGAGGTGGATGCCGGAATCGGCGGCGAGACCGGGCACTTGGTCGGCCAGAAGCTGCACCAGGCCGCCCACGGACGCCAAGTGTTATGCGTCACGCATTTGGCACAGGTAGCCGCCCAGGCAGACCAAAATTTTTACGTATCCAAGAAAGCGTCCAAAAACGCGACCGATGTTTCCATTCAGCCGCTTTCCGGCGAAAAATTAACCGCGGAAATTGCCCGCATGTTAGGCGGCGGGGACAAACATTCCGCCGCTTTCTCGCACGCAAAGGAGTTGCTTGCCGATGCCAAACGGATTTAA